The nucleotide sequence CTGCAAAATAGAATAGCCCAACTCCACCCTGACGCAGTTTGCGATTAAATTGCTCGATCGCTCCATTCATCCCCCGCTGGGTCACATCGGTTAACAGAATTACTTCAAAGCCCAATTCGCCCAGCGCCTTTGCAACATCGGTAGCATCATGAATCGGATTCGCTAACCTGCCACTCCCAGCATAATTTGCATTACCAATGACAAGTGCTGTTCTACGCTCCCTTTGGGCGACCAGAGGAGATGCCAGTTTTACCCTGGATGCCGGAGGTTTGATATCTGACTGCCTTTCCAATGCCAACAGGTTTGAATTCAATTCAAAGACCGACAATGCTGAAAATAGCAATGATGTAGTTGTAAGCTGAATCCAATTCATTGTTCAATCTGGTTTGCGATTAAAGTCTGCAATTAACATTCCATCCGTATAACTGCATGTAGCGTTTCTCAATTGAGTAAGGTATGGACGTGTGAAGTACAGTGGGGCACTCCACCCCCTCAGTGTACCTCATATCCTTGAAAAGGGCTATATAAGAATGACACTGATATCAGGGGTTAAAGATCTCCAACTTCTCAAAGAAGTTGGAGATCTGAGTGAGCGCATTTGGCTTAATTCAATGACATTCAGGCATAAATGCAGGTATAGATGCCGAACAGGATTTCAGTGGGTGTAATTACAATCGCCGAACAAAGCCAGGGTTACCACTGGTAAATTACCTTATTGGGGTGATGCGGGGATAGGTGATTGGGTATTCTGTGGAGTGATGACATTACTGGAGATGCAGGTGCGAAACAAGAAAATACTTGAAATGAGAAATACAATGGTCAATAAAGGAGTAAGGTTATAGTCAACTTCTGAGGCAGAACCTTTCTTTGGGTGGGATTTCCTGGTGCGGTAGTGATGCGTTCTCTGATCAGGTTGACCAGGTGATTCAGAATAAATGGATGGAGCCGTTTTCATATCAGTTATCTTAAACGGCGAGTTTGAGAAAATCGAACTCAGCTCTTCAAAAAGCTGAAGATCGCCCTGTTCTCTAGCCAGCTCCCTGGCCTGCTCAAAATGCTTTATCCCTTCCAGAAAGTTGTTCTGCCTTATAAAAGCTTTTCCCAAGCCTAAGTGCGCCCGTGCATTCTGAGGGTCGATGCGAAGGGCCGCTCTAAACTCTGCAATAGCTTCGTCCAGATTTCCTTGCTCGAACAGGATCAACCCCAGGCTAAGGCGAGCATCGATCAATTGTGGGTCGATCTGAACGGCTTGCCTGAAACAAGAAATAGCGGACTCTGGCTTACCCTGGATTTCCATCGCACGTCCCAGGAGATAGTGCATCCGGGCATCGTCAGGGTTGGTGTGAATCGCTTTTTGAAGTTCTGAGACCGACTCGGCACTGGACAAAATATCCGTTAGATTCTGTCTGGAATCTGCAAGGTCTGGATTGAGGGAGTTAGCTTTATCGAATGCCTTAATTGCCTGAATCAGGTGGCCCTGACATCTAAGAGCTACCCCCAATCCGTTGTAAGCGTGGGCAAAGTCAGGGCAAAGGTGAATGGCCTGGCGATAGGCGGCAATTGCCGCCTCAAACTGCTGCTGATCGCCAAGAGCATTTCCTAAACCGAGATAAGCCTGAAACAGGTCGGGGTCAATTTGAATGGCTTGCTGATGGGCTGCAATGGCATCCTGTAACTGCCCCTGCACTCTCAGTGCATTTCCCAGATTGACATAAACCATAGCAAAATCAGGCTTAATCCGAATTGCCTGCCGATAGGCAGCGATCGCCGCTTCCAGCTTTCCCTGTTTTTTAAGAGCCAGCCCCAGGTAATAGTAATTTGCCGGGCTATCCGGATCGAGTTGAATGTTCCTGGTTGAAATGGCCTCAACCTGTGGCCAGTCTTCTTGCTCAATCGCTCGCTGAACGGAATCTACGGAAGTTTCCGCTTCAAGATACTGCAAATACTGATCGAGTTCAGCACTCGCCTCGGTGTTATTCTGGGACTGGGCTAGTTCTTTCGCTTTCTGAAAGTGGGCAATTGCTTCTTCAGTCTGCCCTTGTTGTTCTAGAGCAAACCCTAAGTTGAACTCAGCCTTGAAACTGTTGGGATTGAGCCGAAGAGCCTGCTGGCATGCGGCAATTGCCTCTGGCCAATTCTGCTGCTCTATCCATAAGATTGCCAGCAGGTCATAGGCATTTCCAAACTTGGGTTGAAGTTGAATAGCTTGTTTAACCTCGGCGATCGCCTCATCCAGCTTACCTTGCTTGTATAAAGCATTTCCCAGATTGCAGTGCTCAATCGGATGGGGTCGAATCCGAATCGCTTGCTGAAACAGTGAAATCGCTTCTTCCAGGTTTCCCTGATTCATCAGAAGATTTCCTAGATTGCCATAAGCATAGGTATTTTCAGAATCGGCGCGGATGGCCTGTCGGTAGGCATTCATCGCCCCGTCTAAATCTCCCTGTTGATCAAGAATAAGCCCCAAATTATGGTAAGAAATGGAAGAATCAGGCTGCAGGCGGATAGCTTGTCTGGTGGCGGCGAGCGCTTCCTTCAGATGCCCTAGCCGCCACAGGAGGCCTCCTAAATTGCTGTAGGCTGCTGCAAAATCAGGATTGATACAAACTGCTTGCTGATACTCAGCGATCGCCTCCTCCGGACGACCTAACTCAGTTAGCACGACTCCTAGATGATAGCGGGTTTCTGCATTGATAGGATTGCGCTGAATGGCTCTCTGAAGAACTACTTCCGCTTCTTCAAACTCTCCCCATTTCGTCAGCCAAAACCCTCGAACCTCATCCTCTAATCTAGCATCTGGGTCCATCGCTTTACTCCGTAAGAAGGGAGCTTTTTTATCAGGAAACTCAATTCAATCAATAGCTTTTCAATGAATAGCCTTGCTCTAAAGAAGATGCCAAGAGAGTTCATCAAATTTAATCTCGATCTATAGCAGTCCTAAATCAGTTGTAAGAGTGAGAGGCTTTGTGAGAAAGGATTCCTGGGGAATCCTTTCTCACAATCCAGATAGGAACGCTATAGTGCTGGTTGGCAGACATAACCGTACAGTGCCTTGATGCTCAACTTTAGAGTTCATCGGGATTTTGCCTTCATCCTTCTGCTTTCATCCTTCTGCCTTCATTCTTCTGCCTTCTTTCAACGGAACTGTCACCACAAATGTGGTTCCAGCGTTGACCTCACTGATAAAGTGAATGCTGCCGTTGTGGGCATCCAGGCAATGTTTTACGATTGTCAGCCCCAGTCCCGTACCGGGAATAGTACCTACGTTTTTTGCCCGGTGAAAGGCTTCAAACAAACGGTGCCCTTCTTCTGGTGGGATGCCAATCCCCTGGTCTTTGATCTGAAACCTGGCGGTTTCACGATCGCAGGCAAGCTCAAACTGGACGGTACTACCAGCGGGGGAATACTTCACGGCATTGGACAGCAGATTGGTCAAAATCTGCCGGAGCAATTTTTCATCGGCCCGGGCGATCGCCTCAGGGCAATGACTGAGAAAATCAATCCTGTGTCGTTTACCCACACTCACCTGAATTTGCAGTGCCAGGTCATGACAAAATCGGGTTAAATCCAGTGGACCTGGGTTAAATTCCAGCCGGTCTGACTCAGCCTTACCAATCAGCAACACATCTTCCAACAACTGGGTCATATGTTGCACCGTATTTTGAATCAGGTGAAGTTGATCCAGACGTTCGGCTTCAGTCCATTGATGCCCGTAATGTTCCAACAGTTCTGCGGACGACAGAATTGTGCTGAGGGGAGTGCGAAATTCATGGGAGGTCATGGCAACAAAGCGGGATTTGAGTTCGCTCAATTCCTTCTCCTGTTCCAGCGTTTTGAGCAGTTCCTCTTCCAGTTGTTTGCGGCGGCCGATATCCCGTTGAATGGCGACCCAGTGGGTAAACCACCCATTGTGATCGGCAACGGGTGTAATGCTCAGTTCAACCCAGAACTCTGACCCATCCTTGCGGTAATTGATCAGTTCCACAACGATGGGTTGCCAGTGTTCCAGGGCGTCTCGAATTTTATTCAAAGTGTCCCGGTTTGTTTTTGCCCCTTGCAGAATGCGGGGAGTTTTGCCCACCACTTCCTCAGTCGTGTAGCCAGTCAGGCGGCTGAATGCCTCATTCGCATAAACAATGCGAGGACCAGGCAGGTTAATTGGTTCTGCTTCAGTGATCAGAACTGCATCATTGGCGTTGACTACCACCGATTCCAGAAGCCGCAGGCGTTCTTGTTGTTGTTTCCGCCGGGTAATATCTTCAGCAATTCCAGCAATCAGGTGGATTTCTCCCAGGTCATTTTTAATGGGAAAGGCGCGATCTCGGATCCAGCGGATTTCGCCGTCTGCTCGCACAATACGATACTCCTGGTCAGAAGGCTCCAGAGAAGTTGCAGAAGCAGCCACAACCCGCTCGAGATCGTCCGGGTGAATCACGGTCATTCAGGAGTGCCCATCCTGATAGAGACTGTCGCAGGTGCAGCCCCAAATTTGTTCATAGGCAGGGCTGACATAGACAACCCGATTTTCCTGAGGGTTCCACATCCAGAAAACCTGCTTGATGTTTTCTGTCAGTTGCCGGAACCGCTCTTCGCTGTCCCGTAATGCCTGCCACAGATAGGACTGGGACAGGGCGATGCTGACCTGGTGGGCCAGTTGCTGGAGTAAGTCAACTTCAAATTCCGTCCAGTGCCGGGTTTGATGGCACTGGTGAGCAATGATTAAGCCCCAGAGTTTATTGCCCTGGACCAGCGGCACCACCAGTTTTGCTTTTACATTTAACTCGCGCAGAAGCTGGGTGTGGCAGGGTGTGAGATCGGACATTTCAATATCGTCAATGCGACGGATTCTGCCCTCAAGAAACATGGCGTGATATTCATGGGGGAAGGTTTCTGGCAGAAAGGCGGCTCCAACCAGACTGGCGGTGTCTGGAGTGGTCGATTCATTCATTACGATGCCAGTCCCGTCGGGCAACAGATGGTAGATCAAAACCCGATCGACCATGAGCAGTTGCCGCACTTCCGTAACGGTGGTTTGCAGAATTTGCTCTATACCTTGTCAGGGTATAGTTTTTACTTGTTTAAAGGACTGAAAACGCAAGGTTAACAGTGAATCTAACTCAGGTTTATACGTCGTATGACACTGGTTGAGACAAGCAGTAATCGCCTCCTTAAATGCAGAGAAGTCAGCATAATAAATCGAATATAAGCATTGCTTCTTGACAAACTTCCACAAGCGCTCAATCAAGTTGAGATTGGGAGAATAGACCGTTAGATACAACAACTCAATGTTCAATGATTGAGCCAACTCCATCACAACCGCACACTTCTGATACCGAGCGTTATCCAACACAAGCGTAATCGGAATGTCTAATCCCAGAGCTGCCAGTTTGTGCAGTAATTCACAGACACTTTGAGCGTTGATATAAGTCTCATTGGTGACGGTGATTAACGCATGAGTCACGGCGTTGAGGGCCCCTAAGACATTGAACCGTTGCCTTCCTGCCCCCGACTTGATAAACAAGCGTTCAAAGCACCACAAAAACCCTAAGTAGGCCCCCAGAACAAAATGGGCAGCATCGACAAAGAAGACGGCTCTCTGACCTGCTTTTGCCTCTTGCAGTCGTGGGTCTAGTTTTTTTTGACGAACTCCTCCTGCGCTTCTACATCAGCTTTGGCGGGCAACATCCCCACTCGCCGACAACGCATCCCCATCGATTTGAGAAACACCCTCACTTGCTCCCGACTACGGACAATACCAGTCAGTTCTTCGATCTTGGCGCAAGCCTGCGCTAGGGTCTTTGGAGGATTTGCCCGGAAGTATGCTTCCAAAGTCTGTTGATGTTGTTTCAGTTCACTCTGGGGTCGATAAAAGGTCAATTCTTTGAGATTGCCGATCCCCCCAGTTTCATAATCTCGCAGATAGCTCAACAACGTTGGTTTTGTCACCCGAAGCAACCGGGTAATTTCCTGATGCGAGTATCCTTGACTTTTGAGATACAACGCTTCCATTTTTTGTTGCACACGCGGATGTGGATGGTGAAAGCGTTCGTAATGTAGTTGCTCAATCTCTTCGGCACTAAAGCTCAGTTGGATCATTGGGAGGCACCGTGCTCAACACTCAACGGTCTACCTCATTTCTACTTTATCTAGAGGGTAAAATCTATACCCCGGCAAAGTATAATCCGCACTACCGCGCGTTGCCCAAGAATATCACGCAGATGGCGTTGATACCAGCTAATGAACTCGCCGCCAATGATGCGGCATTGCCATTCTTCCTCGTCCGAAAGGCTTTCGCGGTCGGGAAGTGGATTTTGCTCACGTTGAGATTGCGAAAAGGACTTGAGTGCGGCTGACCATTCTTGTTTATTCATGTCGGCACCTATTTCTTATTATGACACACACGGCCAAGTCGCGCGCAGCAGGCCAACTATTAATTAGACTGACGGGATCTACCTATCCAGCCTCTCAGGGATGATTAGGCTGAAATCTGTCTATCTAAGATCCCAAATCAGTGAATTAGGCTGACTCAGATCTGCCTATAATTCCAGATTGGAGAATTAGGTAGACAGACCTCCACATAATAAGCCTCATTTCCAGGATTATGAGGATGGCTTCAATAAATCTTCAGATGAGAAAATCTAATATATGCTCGTATTCTTTTACACAAGATTTTTTGGATAGGTAGGAGCATCACCAGATATGAAGCTCGTCCTGAGAAGTTATTGGAGCAGGTGCACAAAGCGATACTGACTTGCCTGTGGATGCTATCAGAGCCAGACCCTCTCGCTATATTGACTGATTGTCTGGTATCTATCGTTAATCATCATGTAACTTCTCTATAGCAGTTCTATGGCAGTGGTTTACGCCTGCGAGAAGAGTTGCACCTGTTGAACATAGGCTCCCTCACAGGCTGTCAAATTAAATTTGATGGGTAGCTGAATACCGGGGAAACCGATTCAGGGTTGAATTTTGAGGATCTGCGACCCCTTAAAATTTTCCTGTCGGAACACCAGCCTGAAATGTATCAAAAATTATAGAAATTGTTAACTTTATGGGCATTCATCGATAGGCTGGTATGGCAGAAGGGGGAGGAGCTTGACCACCAGATTGCCTGTGGTATAGCTCAAAATCTCTAACTCAAAATTTCCAACTTTCAACCCTCTTCCCCCTCCCAACTAACCATTGCAGCCATGAAATCTACGATTTTGCCAGGTGAAAGTTTTCCGTTGGGGGCAACAGTACGGGATCGGGGAGTCAACTTCTGTCTGTTTTCCAGGGAATGTACAGGGATTGATCTGTTGCTGTTTGACCAGCCGGATGCGCCCCACCCCAGTCGAGTGATTTCCCTGGATCCCCGGCAAAACAAAACGGCCCAGTACTGGCACGTCTTTGTACCTGGGATTGGGGCAGGGCAGGTTTATGCTTATCGGGGGGATGGCCCCTATGAGCCAAGGCGGGGGTTGCGCTGTGATCGCGATAAGGTGTTGCTTGATCCCTATGCCCGAGCAGTAACCAACTGGGAAAACTATAGTCGGGATGCGGCAAGGCTGCCGGGAGATAACTGCCCCAAAGCCCTGCGGGGAGTTGTGGTAGACTCCACGACCTATGACTGGGAGGAAGACGTTCACCCCAGAATTCCCTACTCTCGAACGGTCATCTATGAAATGCATGTCGCGAGCTTTACCCGCCACCCCAACGCTGGAGTAGCGGTTGAAAAACGGGGTACCTTCGCCGGACTGATGGAAAAAATTCCCTACCTGAAGGAGTTGGGCATCACCGCAGTTGAACTGATGCCGATTCATCATTTTGATCCGTATGATGCATGCCCCGGGTTAGAGAACTATTGGGGCTACAGCACGATCGCCTTTTTTGCACCCTACGTGGGCTACAGTTCCCGGCGGGATCCGCTGGGTCCAGTGGATGAATTTCGGGATATGGTGAAAGCACTGCACCGGGCGGGAATTGAGGTCATTCTGGATGTGGTGTTTAACCACACAGCAGAGGGCAACGAGGATGGCCCTACGCTGTCCTTTCGGGGGTTAAGCAATCAGGACTATTACATGCTGG is from Leptothermofonsia sichuanensis E412 and encodes:
- a CDS encoding tetratricopeptide repeat protein codes for the protein MDPDARLEDEVRGFWLTKWGEFEEAEVVLQRAIQRNPINAETRYHLGVVLTELGRPEEAIAEYQQAVCINPDFAAAYSNLGGLLWRLGHLKEALAATRQAIRLQPDSSISYHNLGLILDQQGDLDGAMNAYRQAIRADSENTYAYGNLGNLLMNQGNLEEAISLFQQAIRIRPHPIEHCNLGNALYKQGKLDEAIAEVKQAIQLQPKFGNAYDLLAILWIEQQNWPEAIAACQQALRLNPNSFKAEFNLGFALEQQGQTEEAIAHFQKAKELAQSQNNTEASAELDQYLQYLEAETSVDSVQRAIEQEDWPQVEAISTRNIQLDPDSPANYYYLGLALKKQGKLEAAIAAYRQAIRIKPDFAMVYVNLGNALRVQGQLQDAIAAHQQAIQIDPDLFQAYLGLGNALGDQQQFEAAIAAYRQAIHLCPDFAHAYNGLGVALRCQGHLIQAIKAFDKANSLNPDLADSRQNLTDILSSAESVSELQKAIHTNPDDARMHYLLGRAMEIQGKPESAISCFRQAVQIDPQLIDARLSLGLILFEQGNLDEAIAEFRAALRIDPQNARAHLGLGKAFIRQNNFLEGIKHFEQARELAREQGDLQLFEELSSIFSNSPFKITDMKTAPSIYSESPGQPDQRTHHYRTRKSHPKKGSASEVDYNLTPLLTIVFLISSIFLFRTCISSNVITPQNTQSPIPASPQ
- a CDS encoding sensor histidine kinase; the protein is MVVNANDAVLITEAEPINLPGPRIVYANEAFSRLTGYTTEEVVGKTPRILQGAKTNRDTLNKIRDALEHWQPIVVELINYRKDGSEFWVELSITPVADHNGWFTHWVAIQRDIGRRKQLEEELLKTLEQEKELSELKSRFVAMTSHEFRTPLSTILSSAELLEHYGHQWTEAERLDQLHLIQNTVQHMTQLLEDVLLIGKAESDRLEFNPGPLDLTRFCHDLALQIQVSVGKRHRIDFLSHCPEAIARADEKLLRQILTNLLSNAVKYSPAGSTVQFELACDRETARFQIKDQGIGIPPEEGHRLFEAFHRAKNVGTIPGTGLGLTIVKHCLDAHNGSIHFISEVNAGTTFVVTVPLKEGRRMKAEG